A window of Xyrauchen texanus isolate HMW12.3.18 chromosome 10, RBS_HiC_50CHRs, whole genome shotgun sequence contains these coding sequences:
- the lypc gene encoding sperm acrosome membrane-associated protein 4-like has product MMKSQGLFLVLFCCLPLAVLSLTCYTCVFPAISPLDCLKFPQECPKGQRCLASTAVGVKGSVHIVLYERSCALPSQCDQSGEKHAAGLNFNYTNECCDTDLCNTAAHISASFWIGAVLSLFSLMQVLQLP; this is encoded by the exons ATGATGAAGTCTCAAGGACTCTTCCTCGTCCTCTTCTGCTGTCTGCCTTTAGCAG tGCTATCCTTGACGTGCTACACGTGTGTGTTCCCGGCTATCTCTCCGTTGGACTGCCTGAAGTTTCCTCAGGAATGTCCCAAGGGTCAGCGATGTCTCGCCAGCACAGCTGTTGGAGTCAAAG gCTCTGTGCACATTGTTCTGTACGAGCGGAGCTGTGCACTGCCATCACAGTGTGATCAGAGTGGAGAGAAACATGCTGCAGGACTCAACTTCAATTACACTAATGAATGCTGTGACACAGATCTGTGCAACACTGCTGCACACATCAGTGCCTCCTTCTGGATTGGAGCAGTACTGAGCCTCTTCAGTCTCATGCAGGTGCTGCAGCTGCCATGA
- the clic1 gene encoding chloride intracellular channel protein 1 yields MSEEKLEVELFVKAGNDGQSIGNCPFSQRLFMVLWLKGVTFNVTTVDMKRKPDILKDLAPGAQPPFLLYCTEVKTDTNKIEEFLEETLCPPKYPRLAARNPESNTAGLDVFSKFSAYIKNSNPQMNDNLEKGLLKALKKLDDYLSSPLPEEIDENSADDVTSSTRPFLDGQELTLADCNLLPKLHIVKVVCQKFRGFSIPPSLTSLWRYLDAAYAREEFSSTCPSDEEIHSAYFTVVKALK; encoded by the exons ATGAGTGAGGAGAAACTTGAGGTGGAGCTGTTTGTGAAG gCAGGAAATGATGGTCAGAGTATCGGGAACTGCCCTTTCTCTCAGCGGCTCTTCATGGTGCTGTGGCTCAAAGGCGTCACGTTTAATGTCACCACTGTGGACATGAAGAG GAAGCCGGATATTCTGAAAGATCTGGCTCCTGGTGCTCAACCTCCATTCCTTCTGTACTGCACTGAGGTGAAGACCGACACCAACAAGATCGAAGAGTTCCTGGAGGAAACGCTATGCCCTCCCAA ATATCCTCGGCTGGCGGCCCGTAACCCTGAATCCAACACTGCAGGTCTGGATGTGTTCTCAAAGTTCTCTGCTTACATCAAGAATTCAAACCCTCAGATGAACGACA ATCTGGAGAAGGGTTTGTTGAAGGCCCTGAAGAAGTTGGATGATTATTTGAGCTCCCCTTTACCTGAAGAGATTGATGAGAACAGCGCTGATGATGTCACTTCCTCCACGCGCCCCTTCCTGGACGGTCAGGAGCTCACGCTTGCCGACTGCAACCTGCTGCCAAAACTACACATCGTCAAA GTGGTGTGTCAGAAGTTTCGTGGTTTCTCCATCCCTCCCTCTCTGACGTCTCTATGGCGATATCTGGATGCGGCGTATGCGAGAGAGGAATTCTCCTCCACCTGCCCGAGTGATGAGGAGATACACAGCGCATACTTCACTGTTGTGAAGGCACTCAAGTAg